The following coding sequences lie in one Trichoderma breve strain T069 chromosome 1, whole genome shotgun sequence genomic window:
- a CDS encoding ion transport protein domain-containing protein: MSSERPDDDRTVRPPPLVLQGANSSDNHREPTRTNNEPGLSTYWHPSYSSSSHDNSYHPFDGGSQYIEESANPYYSDSDRVPLTAGVQPISGTHNDDAHGILARSSFQTVRDDDNAPIRDQEGKNFGHGSNSGYLSAGHQSYGLTLDPGDFRLSRSPSTSGAFHRAGSIVRAMSQRVVNLSGESDITDQGSSRYRSRSRDSSSERPANPATTTYGAESYYGRPASSREEKASQNLFLTTDIPPRAARAKPLNPLKGKTLGIFSPENRFRLWMCDILVNPFTEPFILVLIIAQTILLAVESWPDVFSPGNERSERWGKKPIDWTMLGLFIIFTLEIGARIVVSGFILNAAEYSTIDRQRGIRAAVEDRYKTIFRPERQKSTKRVRSTQPQAPAFARSFTTLMQGPQTGPKTIEDQQRFQLARRAFLRHSFNRMDFVAVVSFWITFGLSISGTENRRHFFLFKMLSCLRILRLLALTHGTAIILRSLKKAAPLLVRVAFLISFFWLLFAIIGIQSFKSSLSRQCVWLDPLDPTNLTASFTNSMEFCGGYLDNATGATRPWVKFSTPGSLDNLARGTAEGKGFLCPRGSICLQQDNPYNGTVNFDNILHSLELVFVLMSANTFSDLMYYTMGSDYPQAALFFGAAIMIMMLWLTNLLIAVITSSFQVIREESKSSAFTVEAEPSSQSHADERKRKISPAQNLYRKTSFFWLVVVAFALLSEACRSASMSHTREKFINAAEIVVTILLDVEIIIRIVAFWPRFHRSWQNLFDLALAIITSAILIPPIHNTRVYAWLTVFQVLRAYRVVLAIPVTRKLILLVLGSAAGIGNLMLFVFLMTFLVAILAAQLFRGQIPVYDDDGNLNRISFNTIFNSFLGMYQILSSENWTAILYSVTSYTTATKTAWIGAIFLIGWFILSFFILINMFIAVIQENFDVSEDEKRLEQVKAFLQRKELGRTANNLTLSTIFSWGKSRRRKDPLDYGPGMMEMLLKDTVVQEFLDDEVADPLRLNPEHRGPPQRSTTRLMGDGRPGFLKKIWSRIHKSEPNPFYSNIRFDGPNGTLDPRQMARQAVTATSARRKAQRDYLAQYPRYNTSLYIFPPTSRIRRFCQSLVGPARGLERFDGVEPNRIAWYTISTFIYASVFAMVVIACVTTPLYQKEYRDHHPATMTQWYIWTDMAFAVIFTIEAIIKIIADGLLWTPNAFLRSSWGIIDAVVLVTLWINVVTLLIDDGAISRALGAFKALRALRLLNVSDSARDTFHSLIIVGWWKLLGAAFVSISLLIPFAIYGLNLFNGELVSCNDSGDISLLSQCFGEFNSTPYSSDWPILAPRVAANPYFSFDDFGSSLFTLFQIVSQEGWVDVSFAAQAIVGRGMQPQDAANQGNAMFFVVFNLLATVFILTLFISVFMRNYTEQTGVAYLTAEQRSWLELRKLLRHISPSKSSYDESENKWKKWCHKRAIEKRGKWYQAVTVVLVLHLALLVAEFNDEPSWWTTTREYVFLLFNLIYISNITIRILGLDARADTYVQLQKIFLVAIVLLVIPRNDALDQLFKTAAASLPVIGNLLATWFVFFLVFAIAMTQTFSLTRFGDNEGSDINFRTVPMALIFLFRMSLGEGWNQIMEDYAGIEPPLCVEAESFFDSDCGSKPWARFLFIAWNIVSMYIFVNLFVSLIFESFSYVYQRSSGMSAVDRDEIRRFKEAWRSVDPAGTGYITKEAFPRLLGELSGVFQMRIYEAEDSVRQILEDVREDIRMSRHTSIVSMAALNDIDINKLNERLSHLDVKKIRKRRHRFNIFYEEVLVSADPDKGIAFTDVLMILAHYNIINDSKSLRLEEFLRRRARLQRVDEGIRRRIVQGFFDTLYWSRKFKAHMERKRASRMTTIPQLRIPDILVEDDEDDSFSAQTEAKLSQLGTGAGEDGHRKSAWPPESIADGGAMHNHPLGLPRESLSANEESGGISTFSFELEMPDVREATVAELERPVPDDGNLDSVQDMLDGSVWIDSIRRSATLRSTDRSSYRYDDLP, encoded by the exons ATGTCCTCCGAGCGGCCAGACGACGACCGGACGGTACGCCCGCCACCTCTGGTTTTACAAGGCGCCAATTCGTCCGATAACCACCGCGAGCCAACGAGGACGAATAACGAACCTGGACTGTCGACCTACTGGCACCCGTCGTATAGCTCGTCTTCTCATGATA ATTCATATCACCCGTTCGATGGAGGCTCGCAGTACATCGAAGAGTCAGCGAATCCGTACTATTCAGATTCTGATAGAGTTCCCCTTACGGCGGGAGTACAACCGATATCTGGCACCCATAACGATGACGCTCACGGAATCCTTGCTAGGAGCAGTTTCCAGACTGTTCGTGATGACGACAACGCTCCAATCCGTGACCAAGAGGGAAAGAATTTTGGACATGGTTCGAATTCGGGTTATCTATCCGCTGGTCATCAAAGCTATGGGTTAACACTGGATCCTGGAGACTTTCGCCTATCGCGATCACCGTCTACATCTGGAGCCTTTCATCGCGCCGGATCAATTGTGAGGGCTATGTCCCAGAGAGTTGTGAATCTTAGCGGAGAATCAGATATCACCGACCAGGGATCTTCACGTTATCGCTCCCGCTCCCGCGACTCATCAAGTGAACGACCGGCCAACCCAGCAACGACGACGTATGGCGCCGAATCGTATTATGGCCGACCGGCTTCTTcgagggaggagaaggctAGTCAGAACCTGTTCTTGACTACCGATATTCCACCTCGCGCCGCTCGCGCAAAACCTCTCAATCCCCTCAAGGGCAAAACATTAGGCATATTTTCTCCAGAAAACCGATTTAGATTATGGATGTGTGATATCCTGGTCAATCCATTTACCGAGCCCTTTATCTTAGTCCTTATCATCGCTCAAACGATTCTACTTGCCGTGGAATCCTGGCCAGACGTCTTCAGTCCTGGCAATGAGCGTTCAGAGCGATGGGGTAAAAAACCAATAGACTGGACTATGCTTGGGCTCTTTATCATATTCACATTAGAGATTGGTGCTAGAATTGTGGTTTCAGGGTTCATATTAAATGCGGCAGAATACAGTACCATTGATCGCCAAAGGGGCATCAGAGCAGCAGTTGAAGATCGATACAAAACCATTTTTCGGCCCGAGCGACAAAAGTCAACGAAAAGAGTTCGGTCAACTCAACCTCAAGCCCCTGCTTTTGCCCGCTCCTTTACAACCTTGATGCAGGGCCCCCAGACTGGTCCAAAGACGATTGAGGACCAGCAACGCTTTCAACTGGCACGTCGAGCCTTTTTGCGTCATTCATTCAATCGTATGGATTTTGTTGCAGTTGTCTCTTTCTGGATTACTTTCGGGCTAAGTATCAGTGGAACTGAGAACCGACGCCactttttcctcttcaaaatGCTGAGCTGTCTTCGCATTCTGAGACTGCTAGCTCTTACTCACGGCACTGCT ATTATCCTGAGAAGTTTAAAGAAGGCAGCCCCTCTCCTTGTTCGTGTAGCGTTTCTtatcagcttcttctggctcCTCTTTGCTATCATCGGCATACAAAGCTTCAAATCCAGCCTTAGTCGACAATGCGTATGGTTGGATCCGTTAGATCCCACCAATTTGACAGCCTCATTCACCAATAGTATGGAATTTTGCGGTGGCTACTTGGATAATGCGACTGGAGCCACGCGACCTTGGGTGAAATTCAGTACCCCCGGATCGCTAGACAACCTGGCCAGAGGAACTGCCGAAGGGAAAGGTTTCCTGTGCCCTAGAGGATCGATATGCCTGCAGCAGGATAACCCTTACAATGGAACAGTCAACTTTGATAACATCCTCCATTCCCTCGAGTTGGTCTTTGTCCTCATGAGTGCCAATACTTTCTCTGACTTGATGTATTACACTATGGGCTCGGATTACCCTCAAGCGGCTCTCTTTTTTGGCGCGGCAATCATGATTATGATGTTGTGGTTGACAAACCTGCTGATAGCCGTCATTACTTCATCGTTTCAGGTCATTCGTGAAGAAAGCAAGTCGAGTGCCTTTACGGTTGAAGCCGAACCGTCTTCACAGTCGCACGCAGACGAACGGAAACGGAAAATTTCGCCTGCTCAGAATTTATACAGGAAAACCTCGTTCTTTTGGTTAGTTGTTGTTGCCTTTGCACTACTCAGTGAAGCTTGCCGTAGTGCATCCATGTCACATACTCGAGAAAAATTTATCAACGCAGCCGAGATTGTTGTCACTATACTTCTTGATGTTGAAATCATCATTCGAATTGTGGCCTTCTGGCCTAGGTTCCATCGGAGTTGGCAGAACTTATTTGATTTAGCCTTGGCTATAATCACTTCCGCAATTCTCATTCCACCTATTCACAATACTCGGGTGTATGCGTGGCTCACAGTCTTTCAAGTCCTTCGAGCATATCGAGTTGTCTTGGCAATCCCTGTGACGCGAAAACTCATCTTGCTAGTGCTGGGAAGCGCGGCAGGTATTGGGAATCTTATGCTGTTTGTGTTTTTGATGACCTTCTTGGTCGCAATCTTAGCTGCACAGCTCTTCAGGGGGCAAATCCCCGTTTATGACGATGACGGGAACTTGAATCGCATCTCATTCAACACCATATTCAACTCGTTTCTCGGCATGTATCAAATACTTTCCAGTGAGAACTGGACGGCTATCTTGTACTCGGTCACCTCTTATACCACAGCAACGAAAACGGCTTGGATTGGTGCAATATTTCTAATAGGCTGGTTCATTTTGTCATTCTTCATCCTGATCAACATGTTTATTGCTGTTATCCAGGAGAATTTTGATGTGTCGGAAGACGAGAAGCGCCTAGAGCAAGTCAAGGCCTTTCTTCAGAGGAAGGAACTTGGGCGTACGGCCAATAATCTTACGCTGTCGACAATCTTTAGCTGGGGAAAATCTCGCCGCCGCAAGGATCCATTGGATTATGGCCCAGgcatgatggagatgcttctCAAGGATACCGTGGTACAGGAGTTTTTAGATGATGAAGTGGCCGACCCTCTCCGTCTTAATCCAGAGCACAGAGGCCCGCCGCAACGGAGcacgacgaggctgatgggGGATGGTCGGCCGGGGTTTTTAAAGAAGATATGGTCCCGGATCCATAAGAGCGAGCCCAACCCCTTTTACTCAAATATCCGCTTTGACGGTCCGAATGGCACCTTGGACCCTCGACAGATGGCTCGGCAGGCGGTAACAGCAACGTCGGCTCGCCGTAAAGCCCAGCGAGATTATCTCGCTCAGTATCCACGATACAATACCTCGTTATACATTTTCCCTCCCACCAGTCGCATCCGGCGATTTTGCCAAAGTCTTGTAGGCCCAGCAAGAGGCCTTGAGCGCTTCGACGGTGTCGAACCCAACAGGATAGCCTGGTACACGATATCGACTTTCATCTACGCCTCAGTCTTTGCAATGGTTGTAATAGCATGTGTCACAACACCGCTCTATCAGAAGGAGTACCGAGATCACCATCCTGCTACCATGACTCAATGGTATATCTGGACAGACATGGCCTTTGCTGTCATCTTCACAATCGAGGCTATCATCAAGATAATCGCCGACGGCCTATTATGGACGCCCAATGCATTCCTACGTAGCTCGTGGGGTATCATTGACGCAGTTGTGCTGGTTACGCTATGGATAAATGTTGTAACATTACTTATCGATGATGGTGCCATCTCGAGAGCATTGGGTGCATTCAAAGCCCTTCGAGCCCTTCGACTATTGAATGTTAGCGACAGCGCGCGGGACACGTTTCACTCACTCATCATAGTCGGATGGTGGAAACTTTTAGGT GCCGCATTCGTATCCATTTCTCTGCTGATTCCATTTGCCATTTACGGCTTAAATCTCTTCAATGGAGAGCTAGTGTCTTGCAATGATTCTGGCGACATATCCCTCCTATCCCAATGTTTCGGTGAATTCAATAGCACTCCTTATTCGAGCGATTGGCCGATTTTGGCACCAAGGGTGGCAGCAAATCCATATTTCAGTTTTGATGACTTCGGTTCGTCGCTCTTCACCTTGTTTCAGATCGTCAGTCAAGAAGGATGGGTGGATgtctcttttgctgctcaaGCAATTGTTGGTCGCGGTATGCAGCCACAGGATGCGGCCAATCAGGGGAATGCCATGTTTTTCGTTGTATTCAACCTGTTGGCAACTGTCTTCATCCTTACTCTGTTCATCTCCGTCTTTATGAGAAATTACACAGAGCAGACTGGCGTTGCATATCTTACAGCAGAGCAGCGATCATGGCTTGAATTGCGAAAGCTTCTGCGCCACATTTCACCGTCAAAAAGCTCATATGATGAATCGGAAAAcaaatggaagaaatggtGTCACAAGAGAGCCATTGAAAAGAGAGGCAAGTGGTACCAAGCGGTTACCGTGGTGCTAGTTTTGCATCTGGCTTTGCTAGTTGCCGAATTCAATGACGAGCCATCCTGGTGGACTACGACTCGTGAATACGTGTTTTTACTCTTCAACCTGATATACAtcagcaacatcaccatccgAATACTAGGTCTGG ACGCTAGAGCTGACACATATGTGCAGCTGCAAAAGATATTCTTAGTGGCCATTGTTCTCTTGGTGATACCTCGGAACGACGCTCTGGATCAGCTGTTCAAGACGGCCGCGGCGAGTTTGCCTGTGATTGGTAACCTCCTGGCCACCTGGTTCGtctttttccttgtctttgccaTTGCAATGACGCAGACCTTCAGCCTGACCCGCTTTGGAGACAATGAGGGAAGCGACATCAACTTTAGAACAGTTCCGATGGCTTTGATCTTCTTATTTAGAATGAGCCTAGGAGAAGGATGGAATCAAATCATGGAAGACTACGCCGGCATCGAGCCGCCGCTCTGCGTCGAAGCTGAAAGCTTTTTCGACAGCGACTGCGGCAGCAAGCCATGGGCCAGGTTCTTGTTTATCGCCTGGAATATTGTCAGCATGTATATCTTCGTGAATCTGTTTGTCTCGTTGATTTTCGAAAGCTTCAGTTATGTCTACCAGCGTTCGTCTGGCATGTCTGCGGTTGATCGAGATGAGATTCGTAGATTCAAGGAAGCTTGGCGGAGTGTAGATCCAGCCGGAACTGGCTATATCACCAAGGAAGCCTTTCCGCGTCTGCTCGGTGAATTATCCGGCGTGTTCCAGATGCGGATATATGAAGCAGAGGATTCTGTACGGCAAATCCTGGAAGATGTTCGCGAAGATATCAGGATGTCTCGCCATACCTCGATAGTCTCGATGGCTGCGCTAAATGACATTGATATCAACAAATTAAATGAGAGGCTCAGCCATTTGGACGTCAAGAAGATTCGCAAACGCCGTCATCGATTCAATATCTTCTACGAAGAAGTTCTCGTCAGCGCCGATCCCGATAAGGGAATCGCTTTCACTGATGTTTTGATGATTCTTGCCCATTACAATATTATCAATGATAGCAAGAGTCTAAG GCTTGAGGAGTTTTTGCGGCGGCGAGCACGACTACAGCGTGTCGACGAAGGTATCCGACGACGGATCGTGCAGGGGTTCTTTGATACACT ATACTGGTCACGGAAATTTAAAGCACACATGGAGCGAAAGCGAGCCTCGCGCATGACAACCATCCCGCAGCTTAGGATCCCGGATATTCtagttgaagatgacgaagacgactctTTCTCTGCACAGACAGAAGCGAAGCTGTCACAACTTGGCACGGgtgctggtgaagatggacaCAGAAAGTCGGCCTGGCCTCCGGAGTCGATAGCAGATGGCGGCGCCATGCACAATCACCCCCTCGGCCTCCCTCGCGAATCGTTATCGGCAAACGAGGAGAGCGGAGGCATTTCAACATTCAGCTTCGAGCTTGAAATGCCAGATGTTCGGGAAGCGACGGTTGCGGAATTGGAACGTCCGGTACCAGACGATGGTAATCTGGACTCGGTCCAGGACATGCTGGACGGCTCAGTATGGATAGACAGCATTCGACGCAGCGCGACTTTACGAAGCACAGACAGAAGCTCATATAGATATGATGATTTGCCCTAA
- a CDS encoding exo70 exocyst complex subunit domain-containing protein, which yields MEAAEDVACDQDAGTHDLEESIVAIDVRDKKMMGCSIFSTADGVLKIANDIPMVNENVAEQFLNFAQATTILMSRRVPETILAFVEKHVERNAKARLVSHLMSSSDFSHMFACEELSSLYPHGVSSFPIASPSNIERQSSENNIQAPQTPDRQEPHCMKLIRCGSLIDLDSVASLSCAGAIFTELHRRRSLASSLSSSITENRFNVVSITMFNLVDHVFISEESLLSLQIINHESHPNSQAWSVDSSAGKENLSIYGLLHPLASTPQGRTHLRHMFLNPTSNLDIIADRQCTVSMLLEPNNEEKTRRAVSIGTLRRFASQSLKLREVAIALSGPNQGSIIRKIIDGIPPLAFNQVGSMIDRVVNFDETKFQQRYSVKPGIDVELDALKRQYDGMNSLLTEVANSVTQDLPTWARRHIKSCIFLPQLGFLTVVEQDSQQTNGGFDLECTNDGQWKKSFVDNEKAYYKNRHMTDLDNQYGDIYSQISEDREVEVMQKLAVDIIAQENTLLAAATICGEFDALLALAIGATKYGWNAPQMTTENIIDIKGGRHPLQELLAPSFIPNDCFISDDNTAPGRRVQALVLTGPNQSGKSVYIKQVAAIVYLAHIGSYVPADKAVIGTVDKILTRISSRESVSSTGSTFALDLKQVSHAMKYATSRSLIILDEFGNGTTADDGSPKVLAATHFYEIFANGYLNHHSQLALAHMELVEGYSSTSLGSQCARISGIPEIITDRAELLSAGESPASPRIRYSPCTPYFDDIALQLPSFSSSRISVARVMAIGALSNSTYHAIDEEARAEVDVLNSRLDRTTQLTKKIQASLGRLEATGQSVRDVAGPLNGETRRLQTLSKNVESVLAAIDRLRQPSDSKDDEEQIIRSGPEKAGLSNYLASIKRLSISYKEMQTSNLRANQGTMNDLTRLIKLGNTQLENHFDKILRGETPRSLEPLHYITKDKPFPVLSQDKIARLGLIYSHVAGNYANGFESSVAKIYADIRGPYLSASLANLAAASVNTAKKKNPGDIYQAGANGIGTYTQAMEGIFIAEYDNICSIFTREDWGPILQATCQAAVTELARTLRELNTHIKSHLTTDCYMAYEVTEIISGLSNNLDKRTGELKGSLSAALKPVRETAKSSLAELLEETKRKIGNLQTLPTDGAASPIVAETMQRLNSMVEFLRPISSIMISLGDGGWKPGAAANGRTTEGIPSLASFDVGADGKDLFAKYCLDTIEVLLSSLDQKARVLLRSKSLLGVFLANSVVVIDHTIRSSELGPLLDGRLDSLDQWRKKATVMYTDICRDISVYLFDTIHTNRTKRPTSGHADTADSASVVKGLNSKDKDKIKEKFTQFNNAFDDMVGKHKSYSMDREVRAMFGQDIRQKLQPLYERFWDRYHEIDKGKGKYVKYDKQSIAGVFMSLAT from the exons ATGGAAGCCGCAGAAGATGTCGCGTGCGACCAAGATGCAGGGACCCACGACCTCGAAGAGTCCATCGTCGCTATAGACGTcagagacaagaagatgatgggatgcagcatcttctccacgGCAGACGGTGTTCTCAAAATAGCAAATGACATACCTATGGTGAACGAAAATGTAGCAGAGCAATTTCTCAATTTCGCGCAGGCGACGACAATTCTGATGTCGCGGCGAGTTCCGGAAACAATCTTGGCCTTCGTTGAAAAGCATGTTGAGAGGAATGCCAAAG CAAGACTTGTTTCGCATCTAATGTCCTCTTCTGATTTCTCGCACATGTTTGCTTGCGAAGAGTTGTCGTCGCTATATCCTCATGGAGTTTCTTCATTTCCGattgcatctccatcaaatATTGAGAGGCAATCCAGTGAAAACAATATACAAGCTCCACAAACCCCCGATCGCCAAGAGCCTCATTGCATGAAACTGATCCGTTGTGGCTCTTTAATTGACCTGGATAGTGTTGCATCT TTAAGCTGCGCAGGCGCCATTTTTACAGAGCTACATCGACGTCGTTCACTCGCATCGTCTTTAAGCAGCTCTATCACAGAGAATCGGTTTAATGTGGTATCCATTACAATGTTTAACTTAGTGGATCATGTTTTCATCAGCGAGGAGTCCCTCCTATCCTTACAGATTATCAATCACGAGTCACATCCAAATAGCCAAGCTTGGAGCGTCGACTCTTCGGCTGGAAAAGAGAACCTCTCGATATATGGTCTCCTTCATCCATTGGCTTCTACTCCCCAGGGCCGAACCCACCTCCGACACATGTTTCTTAATCCTACATCAaacctcgacatcatcgcTGACAGACAATGCACTGTTTCCATGCTTCTGGAACCAAACAACgaggaaaagacaagacgagCCGTCTCTATT GGTACACTAAGAAGATTCGCATCTCAATCCCTCAAACTCAGAGAAGTTGCAATTGCTTTGTCCGGCCCGAATCAGGGTAGTATTATTCGCAAA ATTATCGACGGAATTCCTCCACTGGCTTTCAATCAGGTAGGCAGCATGATTGATAGAGTCGTCAACTTTGACGAGACCAAGTTCCAGCAGCGCTATTCAGTTAAGCCCGGCATTGACGTTGAATTGGATGCATTAAAACGGCAATACGACGGCATGAATAGCCTCTTGACAGAGGTCGCCAATAGTGTCACTCAAGATTTGCCAACGTGGGCACGTCGGCATATCAAATCATGCATTTTCCTTCCTCAGCTTGGGTTTTTGACTGTAGTCGAGCAAGACTCCCAGCAAACGAATGGTGGATTTGATTTGGAATGTACAAACGATGGCCAATGGAAGAAATCGTTCGTCGATAATGAAAAGGCTTACTATAAAAATCGTCATATGACGGATCTCGACAACCAGTATGGAGATATATACTCCCAAATCAGCG AAGACAGAGAAGTCGAAGTGATGCAGAAGCTAGCCGTGGATATTATCGCCCAGGAGAACACGCTTTTGGCAGCTGCAACCATTTGCGGAGAGTTCGATgcccttcttgctcttgctaTTGGCGCTACAAAGTATGGCTGGAACGCACCTCAGATGACAACTGAAAACATCATTGACATCAAAGGCGGAAGACATCCGCTACAAGAGTTGCTGGCTCCTTCATTTATCCCCAACGATTGCTTCATCAGCGATGACAATACGGCACCAGGGCGTCGAGTCCAAGCGTTAGTGTTGACTGGACCAAACCAGTCTGGGAAAAGCGTTTACATCAAACAGGTCGCAGCTATCGTTTATTTGGCACATATAGGGAGCTACGTACCGGCTGATAAAGCCGTGATAGGCACGGTGGACAAAATCTTGACTCGGATCTCGTCACGAGAGAGCGTGTCCAGTACTGGAAGCACCTTCGCACTGGATCTCAAACAAGTCTCACATGCCATGAAATATGCTACATCACGAAGTCTGATCATTCTGGACGAGTTTGGAAATGGAACCACAgccgatgatggc TCGCCAAAAGTATTGGCGGCTACGCATTTCTACGAAATATTTGCCAACGGCTACTTGAATCACCATAGTCAACTCGCATTAGCGCACATGGAG CTGGTTGAAGGGTACAGCTCGACAAGCTTGGGCAGCCAATGTGCTAGGATAAGTGGAATCCCAGAGATTATCACCGACCGAGCAGAG CTCTTATCGGCCGGTGAATCTCCCGCTAGCCCCCGGATACGTTACTCCCCCTGCACTCCGTATTTCGATGACATTGCTCTTCAACTCCCTTCGTTTTCAAGCAGCCGAATCTCTGTTGCACGCGTCATGGCTATTGGTGCTTTGTCCAATAGCACATACCATGCTATAGACGAGGAAGCTAGAGCGGAGGTTGACGTGTTAAATTCAAGGCTCGATAGAACAACCCaattgacgaagaagatccAAGCTTCCCTCGGCCGACTCGAAGCTACGGGCCAGAGCGTACGAGATGTCGCTGGACCTCTAAATGGAGAAACGAGGCGTCTGCAAACACTCTCCAAAA ATGTCGAGTCTGTCCTTGCTGCCATCGATCGCCTACGTCAACCTTCAGAtagcaaagatgatgaggagcaaATCATTCGATCCGGACCTGAAAAGGCTGGCCTGTCGAACTACTTGGCTTCCATCAAACGACTAAGCATTTCATACAAGGAAATGCAAACTTCTAACCTGCGCGCAAATCAGGGTACCATGAATGACCTGACCCGCCTCATCAAGCTGGGAAATACGCAGTTAGAGAACCATTTCGACAAGATTCTACGCGGCGAAACCCCCCGATCACTCGAACCGCTCCACTACATCACCAAAGACAAGCCCTTTCCCGTGCTTTCCCAGGACAAGATTGCTCGGCTAGGCCTTATTTACTCTCACGTTGCGGGAAACTACGCGAATGGCTTCGAGTCTTCTGTCGCCAAGATATACGCCGATATACGAGGGCCATATTTATCAGCGTCTCTGGCCAATTTGGCCGCGGCGAGTGTCAATAccgccaagaagaagaacccgGGCGATATATACCAAGCAGGCGCAAATGGTATTGGAACATACACACAGGCTATGGAGGGCATCTTCATTGCGGAATATGACAATATCTGCAGTATCTTCACGCGTGAGGATTGGGGCCCCATCCTGCAGGCGACATGCCAGGCTGCTGTGACTGAATTGGCCCGAACTCTGCGAGAGCTCAACACACACATCAAATCCCATCTTACCACCGACTGCTACATGGCCTACGAAGTTACCGAAATCATCTCCGGTCTTTCGAATAACCTTGACAAGCGTACGGGTGAGCTGAAGGGTTCATTATCTGCCGCTCTCAAACCCGTCCGCGAGACAGCCAAGTCTTCTCTTGCCGAGTTGCTAGAAGAAACCAAGCGGAAAATAGGCAACCTACAGACACTTCCAACGGATGGAGCTGCAAGCCCCATCGTGGCGGAGACGATGCAGCGATTAAACTCCATGGTGGAGTTTTTAAGGCCCATTTCAAGCATCATGATATCTCTCGGCGACGGTGGCTGGAagcctggagctgctgccaacggTCGCACAACAGAGGGAATACCGAGTCTGGCCTCGTTTGATGTCGGCGCCGACGGCAAAGACCTCTTCGCCAAATATTGCCTTGACACTATTGAGGTTCTGCTCTCCTCCTTGGACCAAAAGGCCCGCGTGTTGCTCAGAAGCAAGTCCCTATTAGGCGTCTTCTTAGCCAACAGTGTTGTCGTGATAGATCATACGATTCGCAGTTCAGAGCTTGGGCCACTGCTTGATGGTCGTCTTGATTCGCTTGATCagtggaggaagaaggccaCTGTTATGTACACCGATATCTGTAGGGACATATCTGTCTATCTATTCGATACCATCCACACAAACCGAACCAAGCGCCCGACTTCTGGCCATGCGGATACAGCCGACTCGGCATCGGTAGTCAAGGGCCTAAacagcaaggacaaggacaagatcaaggagaagtTTACGCAGTTCAACAATGCATTTGACGATATGGTAGGCAAACACAAATCTTACAGCATGGACCGTGAAGTACGAGCAATGTTTGGTCAAGACATTCGTCAAAAGCTGCAGCCCTTGTATGAACGATTTTGGGATCGTTACCATGAGATTGATAAAGGAAAGGGCAAATACGTCAAGTATGACAAGCAGTCGATTGCAGGCGTATTTATGAGCCTCGCCACTTAG